One genomic region from Magallana gigas chromosome 3, xbMagGiga1.1, whole genome shotgun sequence encodes:
- the LOC105338194 gene encoding uncharacterized protein: protein MASKIYNQEVIFQSGLTTKVVTVTLERCLTPVWIPLLITERKARTALLHLYLSTGVEGSTPITLTVPLFVGLSSDVTDYTCETLFQDGRDEQESVNNIKKNSNVGTFSVDVSHHPPSTYTVKDLYSGVFDNEPSRPFSQISQTRSVALEDPTFFIQRGLRKLCLSATKTSSGLIHAPLESEFNKAGRKFLPHICLVFLKDTETGIISLFSTMDSELTIPFQLRPVCDYELLVIRGYEPKRCLFIINAVAFCSFKSYMTQNELYLLYGKACTHSLSPGPGPPYDFYPVTHLYRSKPILHFLNIFNNTGGIMYKYIKNFGGDPASTLNRKLHGLFFSASVDPLTGQPPAVSYYGDQRIHIPVGFMINQSTNLYFADFYCHYVNHHVTLVITLKGSEADAFCLPRLLALNPAYNEFLYRRPHEQHAMVNTKVTVEVFYTESIDIVEFLRSKLAYLSSVKQSGNAALKTVIGLPKRKDCKICNIKEPS, encoded by the exons ATGGCGAGCAAG aTCTACAACCAGGAAGTTATTTTTCAGTCAGGACTCACAACGAAAGTGGTTACTGTTACACTCGAAAGATGCCTGACTCCTGTGTGGATACCTTTATTAATTACAGAGAGGAAGGCACGAACAGCTCTGCTGCACCTGTATCTCAGTACTGGGGTCGAGGGTTCGACTCCCATCACTTTGACTGTGCCTCTGTTCGTCGGTCTGTCATCTGACGTCACGGACTACACATGTGAAACATTATTTCAAG ATGGCAGAGATGAACAAGAAAGTGTtaataatataaagaaaaattcaaatgtg GGAACCTTTTCTGTAGATGTATCTCATCATCCCCCTTCTACATACACTGTGAAAGACCTGTACTCGGGTGTTTTCGACAATGAACCCTCGAGGCCATTCAGTCAAATCAGTCAGACCAGAAGTGTAGCATTAGAGGACCCGACGTTTTTCATTCAAAGGGGTCTGCGGAAGTTGTGTCTCTCTGCTACAAAGACATCTAGTGGACTCATACATGCTCCACTGGAAAGTGAATTCAATAAAGCTGGCAGGAAATTTCTACCGCATATATGTCTTGTTTTTCTAAAAGATACCGAAACAGGAATTATTTCTCTATTTTCAACCATGGATTCTGAATTGACTATCCCTTTTCAACTTCGGCCTGTGTGTGATTATGAATTGCTGGTAATAAGAGGATATGAGCCAAAGAGATGCTTGTTTATTATTAATGCTGTGGCTTTTTGTTCATTTAAATCAT ACATGACACAGAATGAACTGTATTTGCTGTATGGAAAAGCCTGTACCCATTCATTATCTCCCGGACCAGGGCCACCCTATGACTTTTACCCTGTCACGCACCTATATCGTAGTAAACCAATTCTACATTTCCTAAACATATTTAACAACACTGGCGGTATCATGTACAAATACATCAAGAATTTTGGAGGAGACCCAGCATCAACACTGAACAGGAAGCTTCACGGCCTGTTCTTCAGTGCTAGTGTGGACCCCCTCACTGGCCAGCCCCCGGCTGTATCTTACTACGGGGACCAGAGAATCCACATCCCCGTCGGTTTTATGATTAACCAAAGCACGAATTTGTATTTCGCAGACTTTTATTGTCATTACGTCAACCATCACGTGACATTAGTTATTACATTGAAAGGAAGCGAAGCTGACGCATTTTGTCTACCAAGACTCCTGGCCTTAAACCCTGCGTATAACGAGTTTCTGTACCGCCGTCCACATGAACAACATGCCATGGTGAATACTAAAGTCACAGTGGAAGTGTTTTATACTGAAAGCATAGATATAGTCGAATTTTTACGGTCAAAATTAGCATATTTAAGTTCAGTAAAACAATCAGGTAATGCTGCATTAAAAACAGTTATTGGTCTTCCGAAAAGAAAAGATTGTAAAATTTGCAATATTAAGGAGCCTTCAtga
- the LOC105341021 gene encoding uncharacterized protein has translation MSTVKEMLELLEMGTKMGMKDEDLQQFVKDEQARMRDEREKHRVERQEERDQEERDRKFKLQMEEKDRDFKLQMEKERAAREHDEREHARLIEEKRHQQKLEELELDHKLQLERSHIKPSVVTKEEKETSQVIKGPKLPPFEDSKDNIDAYIQRFEIYATTQKWNKDTWGTHLSALLKGKALDVFARLSPETALDFNELKNALLKRFDMTEDGFRKKFRFSKPDGSETFMQFSTRLDSYLERWIQLSKTNKTFDDLKDLFLREQFLLCCSKELALFLKERIPTSIQDMARYADQFAEARTVTSSSLTQKPLFDRRQQSDRQPPYKDSVQQNQSGNAVKCYECGRQGHKAFNCNFRKSPNNRPFNSSEKQETTPKHTYPSDFQRGSYNNGNHGYPGRGRGRQGAASVVEKHGNLPCVGDSVAFCETEMPVVKGCVGNRLVTVLRDTGCSGAVIRRELVNDDQLTGTSQRCKLADGRIIDSDVARIDVDTPYFTGSVDAWCFDSPSYDLILGNIRGVRKPHEPNPAWIHSVENIAAVETRAQLKKKQSPYKPLKVPEAIRDVSPEDILQEQRNDETLKKLWSLAESGQLKHFSDGGFSKMCERKQMLFREFCSPKVSSGKLFRQLIVPRKYRTIVMKIAHETLMGGHLGSKKTTDRVVSEFYWPGIQSDIRRFCRSCDVCQRTIPKGKVPAVPLGQMDYKIDMGGKLKTFHANLLKKYVERDTLNCGVLSTCAISLIDFSDLDDDEQQDSILMPPVTQTETAKDIKFADRLTPDQLETAKSLCDSFSDVFTDIPGMTNLVEHKIVVTSSEPVRVKPYPIPFSTEKTITEEVQKMLQLNVIEPSSSPYSAPVVIARKKDGTNRFCIDYRRLNCATVFDAEPMPSPESIFSKMTGKKFVSKIDLSKGYWQVPMADESKPLTAFSTPSGLYQFRTMPFGLVNAPATFSRMMRKLLQGMNGVENFIDDVIVFTDTFEEHLHILKTVFERLRDAGLAARPTKCFIGFDKIDCLGHMVGNKCLEPEQDKIDAVRNAPIPQTKKQVRAFLGLAGFYRKFIPNFSAIAIPLSDLTKKGQPNKVIWTESQQRAFDTLKHMLSERPILKLPEFNETFILRTDAADDGIGAVLLQMEDDEKLPVAYASRKLQPREKAYAVIEKECLAVVWGIQKFHQYLYGREFLLETDHQPLTYLNKAKTENSRLMRWALQLQPYRFRIIAIKGSDNVGADYLSRQ, from the coding sequence ATGTCTACTGTCAAGGAGATGCTGGAGCTACTTGAAATGGGGACCAAGATGGGGATGAAGGATGAAGACCTTCAACAATTCGTGAAGGACGAACAGGCCAGAATGCGGGACGAACGTGAGAAACATAGAGTCGAGAGACAGGAGGAGAGAGACCAGGAGGAGAGAGACCGCAAATTCAAACTACAGATGGAGGAGAAAGACCGCGACTTCAAACTACAGATGGAGAAAGAGCGCGCCGCAAGAGAACATGATGAGCGAGAGCACGCCCGATTGATAGAAGAAAAGAGACATCAGCAAAAACTAGAAGAACTGGAACTTGATCACAAACTGCAACTCGAGAGATCTCACATAAAGCCGAGTGTTGTGACTAAAGAGGAGAAAGAAACTTCTCAAGTGATAAAAGGACCAAAACTTCCTCCGTTTGAGGATTCGAAAGACAACATTGACGCGTACATTCAAAGATTTGAGATATACGCAACAACGCAGAAATGGAATAAAGACACGTGGGGGACTCATCTTAGCGCATTACTCAAAGGAAAGGCACTGGATGTGTTCGCAAGACTCTCACCCGAAACAGCACTTGATTTCAACGAGTTGAAGAACGCCCTGTTGAAACGATTTGACATGACGGAGGACGGTTTCCGCAAGAAGTTCCGATTTTCAAAACCAGACGGAAGTGaaacttttatgcaattttcTACCAGACTGGACAGTTACCTTGAGCGGTGGATTCAGCTGTCTAAGACTAACAAGACATTCGATGATCTGAAGGACTTGTTCTTACGTGAACAGTTTTTATTGTGTTGCTCGAAAGAACTTGCCTTATTCCTAAAGGAGAGGATTCCTACTTCGATCCAAGACATGGCGCGATACGCGGACCAGTTTGCTGAGGCCAGAACAGTGACATCTTCTTCACTTACGCAAAAACCGCTCTTTGACAGACGACAGCAGTCCGATAGACAACCGCCGTACAAAGATTCCGTGCAACAAAACCAATCTGGAAATGCAGTGAAGTGTTATGAGTGCGGACGACAAGGACATAAAGCCTTTAACTGCAACTTCCGCAAAAGTCCGAATAACAGGCCGTTTAATTCGAGCGAGAAACAAGAAACAACACCGAAACATACTTACCCTAGTGATTTTCAACGTGGGTCGTACAATAATGGGAACCATGGATATCCAGGACGCGGTAGAGGTCGCCAAGGAGCCGCGAGTGTCGTCGAGAAACATGGAAACTTACCGTGTGTTGGTGATTCGGTTGCTTTCTGTGAAACGGAAATGCCAGTTGTGAAAGGATGTGTTGGCAATAGACTAGTGACTGTGCTAAGAGACACAGGTTGTAGTGGTGCCGTTATTCGTAGAGAACTGGTAAACGATGATCAACTAACAGGGACATCTCAACGATGCAAGTTAGCAGACGGTCGTATTATTGATTCAGATGTGGCTAGAATTGATGTCGATACTCCTTACTTTACCGGAAGTGTTGATGCTTGGTGCTTTGATTCGCCTTCGTACGATCTTATTCTTGGTAATATTCGTGGAGTAAGGAAACCACATGAACCAAATCCAGCCTGGATTCATTCCGTTGAAAACATAGCAGCTGTTGAAACGCGTGCGcaactgaaaaagaaacagtCTCCATACAAACCATTGAAAGTACCGGAAGCAATACGGGATGTATCGCCGGAGGATATCTTACAAGAACAACGAAACGACGAGACACTGAAAAAGTTATGGAGCTTAGCTGAGAGTGGACAGCTTAAACATTTCAGTGACGGcggattttcaaaaatgtgtgaACGGAAGCAAATGttgttcagagaattttgcagTCCCAAAGTGTCCAGTGGAAAACTGTTCCGACAGTTAATCGTTCCCCGGAAATACAGAACTATCGTTATGAAGATAGCACATGAAACGCTGATGGGTGGTCATCTGGGATCAAAGAAAACAACCGACAGAGTAGTGTCCGAATTTTACTGGCCAGGAATTCAGTCAGACATTAGACGGTTTTGCAGATCATGTGACGTGTGTCAGCGGACTATTCCGAAAGGAAAAGTACCTGCAGTACCGTTAGGACAGATGGATTACAAGATCGATATGGGAGGCAAGCTGAAAACTTTCCACGCAAATCTTCTTAAGAAGTATGTTGAACGAGATACATTGAACTGTGGTGTTTTGTCAACATGTGCAATTTCACTCATAGACTTTAGTGACCTAGATGATGATGAACAACAGGACTCTATTCTTATGCCACCTGTTACTCAAACCGAAACAGCAAAGGACATAAAGTTTGCAGACAGACTAACACCAGATCAGTTGGAAACTGCTAAATCACTGTGTGATTCGTTCTCAGATGTATTTACGGATATACCTGGAATGACGAACTTAGTGGAGCATAAGATTGTTGTGACATCGTCTGAACCTGTGCGTGTGAAACCATATCCAATTCCGTTCAGTACAGAGAAAACAATTACAGAAGAAGTTCAGAAAATGCTACAGTTGAATGTGATTGAGCCATCATCTTCCCCTTATTCAGCTCCAGTTGTCATAGCTCGGAAGAAAGATGGAACGAATCGATTTTGCATTGATTATAGACGACTGAACTGTGCTACGGTATTTGATGCAGAACCAATGCCCAGTCCAGAAAGCATATTTTCCAAAATGACCGGAAAGAAGTTTGTGTCAAAGATAGACTTAAGCAAAGGATACTGGCAAGTACCGATGGCTGACGAGAGTAAGCCGCTTACAGCCTTTTCCACACCATCCGGATTGTACCAATTCAGGACAATGCCGTTTGGTCTTGTAAACGCGCCGGCAACATTTAGTCGTATGATGAGAAAACTACTTCAAGGTATGAACGGCGTAGAAAACTTTATCGATGATGTCATTGTTTTTACAGATACCTTTGAAGAACATCTACACATACTGAAGACTGTGTTCGAACGACTCAGAGATGCGGGACTTGCGGCCAGACCGACAAAATGTTTCATCGGATTTGACAAGATTGACTGTTTGGGACATATGGTGGGCAACAAGTGTCTAGAACCAGAACAGGACAAGATTGATGCAGTCAGAAATGCGCCAATACCACAAACCAAGAAACAGGTTCGTGCCTTCCTAGGCTTAGCAGGATTCTACAGAAAGTTTATTCCGAATTTCTCTGCGATAGCCATTCCACTTTCTGATCTTACGAAGAAGGGCCAACCAAATAAAGTTATTTGGACTGAAAGTCAGCAACGAGCTTTTGATACATTGAAACACATGTTATCAGAAAGGCCAATATTGAAGTTGCCAGAATTTAATGAAACCTTCATTTTACGCACGGACGCTGCAGATGATGGGATAGGTGCTGTGCTGTTACAGATGGAGGATGACGAGAAACTACCCGTAGCGTACGCCAGTAGGAAACTTCAACCAAGAGAAAAGGCATACGCTGTTATCGAGAAGGAGTGTTTGGCGGTAGTGTGGGGAATACAGAAGTTCCACCAGTACCTTTATGGACGCGAGTTTCTACTTGAAACTGATCACCAACCCCTGACCTACCTTAACAAAGCAAAGACAGAGAACTCCAGACTGATGCGTTGGGCTTTGCAGCTTCAGCCATACCGCTTTAGGATCATTGCAATCAAAGGAAGCGACAATGTGGGTGCGGATTACCTGAGTCGTCAGTGA